GGGGTGGTGACGCCGTTCGATGGAATCGAACtgaagagtttagttttttgttgttgttctgtGAATAATACAGTTGGTTAACTCCTTTTAATGTGTTGCCTATGTGGTCATCGCGTGATGGTGTGGTGCGTCATGACTATTACTATTCGGCGTGTTTATAAAGAGTATCAcgggtgctgctgctgttggttgCTGctggctgctggtggtgttttagGCTAAGTTCTAGGTGTTTGTCGTTGGTGTTGTATATATAAATAATACCTGCTCATGGTGGCGGCTCGCGTCACACTCTTCGGGTTTTCGGGTTTCCTTAGACAGTAAGATCTCGAGTGGAGTTACACAGCACAAATTGTCTGGTTGTGAGTACTTGCCTCTCTGATGACACCAGAACTTTGTTGAATTAAATTACAAATGaattaataaatcaaaaatctaaCCAGTAACCGCATTCGCATAGAGAGTGTTGATAGAATTGATTTTTCGCGAAAGGCTTCCCCAAATCAAGAACGAACCAAACGCTTAAGCTCGTGCTCATTTGAACAATATGGTTCTAAACtgtgtttcttcttctttttctcttcCTCTCTTTCTCTCAAACACACACGTAAAGATTCGCCTTCAGCACAATCGAGCAACGGCAATCATTTAATTAATGTGAATATTAATGCAAATGATGAGCGCAATACTTCTGCTGCTACTACAACCACATCTTCGGCCTTCGGCGATGTAAACGACGTGgtctccagcagcagcagcagcagcaacgcaAGTAGTGGCAGTACCAGCAGTGGCAGCAGCACTCGTGGTGAAGATTCGCCAAATGCCCCAGGCGCAGGCAAAAAGCAGCGGAAATATACGAAGAAGAAGCAGCAGTACAAAAAATCCAACGGCAACAACGGCAGTAGTAACAGCGGCAACGCCGGCAATTGTGCGACCAATTTGCGTGTCTGCGGTGGCGATGACGACCCTATCGGGACGGATCCAAAAGTGGTTACCTCACCGGTCAAAAGTACTCCAGTCGTCGCAACGGTTGTGGCTCAGTCGGCGTCATCTTCTTCGttgtcgtcctcgtcgtcgacCGGCTCTTCCTCTAGTGGgggcaagcagcagcagcatcatcatCGTCAGCATGAAAAAAACTCGAGTTACCAAGGTCGCCTGGATTTCAACGGCGGTCGGACTTCGCCCCAGCGCGGCGACAACAGTAAGAGGTATCACCAAAGAAACGCAGGACTGTCGCCGTTGCGCCAGTACGTGAAGTTGAATCTAAGCGAGAACGAGCTCGTCAAGTACCTGAGCAAGTACGTGCTCGATAAGGACGTGATGAAGGAGCTGGGGTTCCCGGTGGAGTACGGGCTGGACTCGGACAAGGCGATAATCTACAAATTTGCGCACGATTTCTTCCGCCCGGCGGCGGCACAGTTTTATCCCCGATCGGTGGCGTCCAGCAAGAAACGAAGCCACGAGATAGTGGAGGCGGACAAAAGTGACGACACGGACAGCGGACACTCTTCGCCGACCAACGTGGACGACAGCGATTCGTTGCTGGTGTATCGTAGCTTGTCGCAGGGCAATTCTACCGCGCTCAAGTCACCGCTGAGCGATATTGATATCGAGCCGAGCGAGGAACGTGAATGCTGTCGCTGTAACAAAGGATTCTTCATCACACTGGACGGGGAATACTTGACTCAGGAGCACTGCATTTATCACTGGGGTAGGCTGACGCGGGTCTTCAGCGGGGCCGAGTTCAAGAAGGTGTACTCCTGCTGCAATGGAGACGCGGACGTGAAAGGATGCACCATTAACAAGCTGCACGTTTGGACGGGACTGCTGCCGGGCTTCAACGGACCGTTCGACGGATTTGTCAAAACGCAACCCTCGCCGAGGAAGCTGAAACTGTTTGAAAAACTGCTGTTGAACAAGTTTTACTACCAAAACATGAACGCAGATTGCATCGATCTGCTGCAGCAGGATGATCTGATCGTGGACGACAGCGAAAGCGACGGCGTCTACGCCCTCGACTGCGAAATGTCCTACACGGGTCGAGGCCTCGAGCTGACCAAGGTCACCGTGGTGTCCGTCGACGGTCAGCTGGTGTACGAGCGTCTCGTCAAACCCGACATCGAGATCGTCGACTACAACACGCGCTACTCGGGCGTCACGGAAGCGGACTTTGCCAACCCGCGCCAATTCGTCACGTTGCGGCAAGTACAAAGGGATCTCCTCAAATTTATCTACGATGACACCATCCTAATCGGACACGCCATCGAGAATGATCTGAAAGTATTAAAAATCATCCACAAAACTGTGATCGACACGTCCATCACGTTCCCGCACATGAACGGATTCCCGTTCCGGCAGTCGCTCAAGTCGCTCACCAAAAACATCCTCAAGCGGGACATTCAaatgcagcaacagcagcaggaaCAACCCGTCTATGACAAGAGCAGTAGTAGAAGTAGTAGCACCATAAGTAGTAGCAATTCAATCGGCCACTGTTCCCTCGAGGACAGCCGCGCTAGCCTAGAACTTATGCTATGGCGGGTCCGCAAGGACAAGGCCGTGTACGACAACATCTGGAATAACAACAACTGTTATCGAATGCAGAATAACTAAtagaagagagaaaaaaagctgtgattatttttttaatttattaatttttaaatcccaCGACCCTGCAAAAGCGCAGGGGGAAACCACTAGTTGTACATTACCTAAGCGACTAATAAAAGAAAGATACTGAATAGTCATTTTGTTGTCGTGTTTTTCGCACTGTGGGAACCTCGCGAGCGAGCAAGCTTTCTACAGTTGAGCTCATTGTTCTCTCGCGTGAAATCGGATTATTATGAAGCGTGCCAGTTCTTAGTTCGTTACCAAGAGATTACACAACCCCCTCCGCTACGCGGCGCACTCGTTACAAGCGGCAACATAATCCGTCCTTTTCAACCAAATTGACTATCACGTTATCACTCTAATTCTTTTGCAAGTCATGCTGATTTGGTTCGGTTCctagaaaacaaacaaacaaacatagTTTTAGCATTAAATAGTCATGTTTAAATTGCAaactcatgcaaaaaaaaaaaatcaaagactgTATTTTATTTACATTCTTAGTATTCTCACACACCTAGGTTATTTAATTTAACGCAAAGCTCAAACAATTCAGTTCAGCTTCAGATTCTTCAAACTGAGATGCTCTGCGCGATTGGCACATGCAGCAGCAGAATTGTGTTTTTCTCTTTTGATTAATTCGCCGCCAACTGCGATCGAACAGACATTACTCCACTActgctactactactactactactactactactgctAATATTGCTTTGAAGAGTTTTGTTACATCTGTTAgtcagcgagagagagagagagagagagagagagagagagatagagagagagagagagagaaagagatgtTGTAAGATCACGCATGCAAAGTGCAAATTACTTATACAAAACAGATCAACAAAAAAAGGTGAACAACAGTGCTAGAGTATTAAGCAGAGAAAATAAATCGAATTTAGGACATAATTGTTAGAattgtaggattttttttatacaaaaaatgagcataaaacaaacaaaattatcaGGAACTGTATGTGGGCAGACggtaaaactaaaaactgtgttattgcaaaaaaaacctcCATAGGGTCAGTTTTGATGACGTAATGGtacttatattttgaaacatttttttatgttcgaCTGGCAAAGTCGCTGATACAAAatagaaaacattttcaaataaatgagAATTCAATTCATATATTTAAACTAGTGTGTGCCTAGCTGTTTTCATTCAGAAAgaaacccccctccccctcctcccCTCCCAACTTTGCTTGAACTTGACTTAAATTCAAACGGCCAATTCGTCGTCGCTTAATTTGGTTGTCGTAATTCTACCGCGAGCAACTATTGCTAAACGGACGTCATCGAGACAAACGACGAATTCAGCGAGCGCAGCTCGACAGTGTTGCCTTCAAGTTCggtctattt
This is a stretch of genomic DNA from Culex pipiens pallens isolate TS chromosome 1, TS_CPP_V2, whole genome shotgun sequence. It encodes these proteins:
- the LOC120428458 gene encoding uncharacterized protein LOC120428458 isoform X1; the protein is MLLICASEVQKHRRISKNLATRTTTQMLVTAESTPPWTLTSGEHHLPLKHKQQLTEANQRPSRPMANSSKSTNGWSMSSVKRYAQSAPNNRQNSADPDKSEQRKVRINKSNKKKQPKLRAEMISSPRPPSSTGKLDDASNRNEKNEDRKQKHGTRTPTAGNEAAASGGAPAPAGKTGGGGRKVAVSSISTNVKKQRTADANYQHPWLYTTLKGHTGQVFDMDFSRNGKYLATCAEDSPSAQSSNGNHLINVNINANDERNTSAATTTTSSAFGDVNDVVSSSSSSSNASSGSTSSGSSTRGEDSPNAPGAGKKQRKYTKKKQQYKKSNGNNGSSNSGNAGNCATNLRVCGGDDDPIGTDPKVVTSPVKSTPVVATVVAQSASSSSLSSSSSTGSSSSGGKQQQHHHRQHEKNSSYQGRLDFNGGRTSPQRGDNSKRYHQRNAGLSPLRQYVKLNLSENELVKYLSKYVLDKDVMKELGFPVEYGLDSDKAIIYKFAHDFFRPAAAQFYPRSVASSKKRSHEIVEADKSDDTDSGHSSPTNVDDSDSLLVYRSLSQGNSTALKSPLSDIDIEPSEERECCRCNKGFFITLDGEYLTQEHCIYHWGRLTRVFSGAEFKKVYSCCNGDADVKGCTINKLHVWTGLLPGFNGPFDGFVKTQPSPRKLKLFEKLLLNKFYYQNMNADCIDLLQQDDLIVDDSESDGVYALDCEMSYTGRGLELTKVTVVSVDGQLVYERLVKPDIEIVDYNTRYSGVTEADFANPRQFVTLRQVQRDLLKFIYDDTILIGHAIENDLKVLKIIHKTVIDTSITFPHMNGFPFRQSLKSLTKNILKRDIQMQQQQQEQPVYDKSSSRSSSTISSSNSIGHCSLEDSRASLELMLWRVRKDKAVYDNIWNNNNCYRMQNN
- the LOC120428458 gene encoding uncharacterized protein LOC120428458 isoform X2; translated protein: MSLELILVAAAVVALFGFVLFVRTRMREKNDASNRNEKNEDRKQKHGTRTPTAGNEAAASGGAPAPAGKTGGGGRKVAVSSISTNVKKQRTADANYQHPWLYTTLKGHTGQVFDMDFSRNGKYLATCAEDSPSAQSSNGNHLINVNINANDERNTSAATTTTSSAFGDVNDVVSSSSSSSNASSGSTSSGSSTRGEDSPNAPGAGKKQRKYTKKKQQYKKSNGNNGSSNSGNAGNCATNLRVCGGDDDPIGTDPKVVTSPVKSTPVVATVVAQSASSSSLSSSSSTGSSSSGGKQQQHHHRQHEKNSSYQGRLDFNGGRTSPQRGDNSKRYHQRNAGLSPLRQYVKLNLSENELVKYLSKYVLDKDVMKELGFPVEYGLDSDKAIIYKFAHDFFRPAAAQFYPRSVASSKKRSHEIVEADKSDDTDSGHSSPTNVDDSDSLLVYRSLSQGNSTALKSPLSDIDIEPSEERECCRCNKGFFITLDGEYLTQEHCIYHWGRLTRVFSGAEFKKVYSCCNGDADVKGCTINKLHVWTGLLPGFNGPFDGFVKTQPSPRKLKLFEKLLLNKFYYQNMNADCIDLLQQDDLIVDDSESDGVYALDCEMSYTGRGLELTKVTVVSVDGQLVYERLVKPDIEIVDYNTRYSGVTEADFANPRQFVTLRQVQRDLLKFIYDDTILIGHAIENDLKVLKIIHKTVIDTSITFPHMNGFPFRQSLKSLTKNILKRDIQMQQQQQEQPVYDKSSSRSSSTISSSNSIGHCSLEDSRASLELMLWRVRKDKAVYDNIWNNNNCYRMQNN